One window of the Zea mays cultivar B73 chromosome 3, Zm-B73-REFERENCE-NAM-5.0, whole genome shotgun sequence genome contains the following:
- the LOC100275201 gene encoding uncharacterized protein LOC100275201: protein MSTRGGEAARQATVKIIETVHVEADRYSFKSIVQRLTGRDAVVGGGGDYSEGAPDRGSYEEAAAQRAAGFTSKQASRPFADRHACKDESC, encoded by the coding sequence ATGTCGACGAGAGGCGGCGAGGCCGCGAGGCAGGCGACGGTGAAGATCATCGAGACGGTGCACGTGGAGGCGGACCGGTACAGCTTCAAGTCCATCGTCCAGAGGCTCACGGGGAGAGACGCGgtggtcggcggcggcggcgactacTCGGAAGGGGCGCCCGACCGTGGATCATATGAAGAGGCGGCGGCGCAGCGGGCTGCTGGGTTTACGAGCAAGCAAGCGAGCAGGCCCTTCGCTGATCGCCACGCGTGTAAAGACGAGAGCTGTTGA